Proteins encoded in a region of the Frondihabitans sp. 762G35 genome:
- the arfA gene encoding arabinosylfuranosidase ArfA: protein MSRARITIDRDFTIGPVPRRLFGSFVEHMGRCVYTGIYEPGHPEADERGFRRDVLSLVKELGATVVRYPGGNFVSGYNWEDGVGPVEDRPRRLDGAWHTVESNAFGLHEFAEWSKEAGVEIMEAINLGTRGVDAARELVEYANHPGGTALSDRRIANGAKDPFDIKLWCLGNELDGPWQIGHKTADEYGRLAQEAAKAMKFVDPSIELVAVGSSNSGMPTFGAWEHTVLSHAYDEVDYMSMHAYYQEHDGDAASFLASAVDMDYFIESVVATADAVRAKRKAKKYINLSFDEWNVWYQTGLDTDDQPHNVSKGWREHPRLIEDSYNVTDAVVVGTLLNSLLRHGDRVSIANQAQLVNVIAPIRSEENGPAWKQTIFWPFARMAALATGQILRTSVDSDRIDTERFGDADLVDVSATYDEETGRIAFFLANRSLEESADVSLALNGFAAGRVLRAELLEVPEGGSRHTANTVDAQDAVGLVPLEGVTVDGSAARLTLPALSWAVVELAVTPA from the coding sequence ATGTCCCGCGCACGAATCACCATCGACCGCGATTTCACCATCGGCCCGGTGCCGCGGCGACTCTTCGGCTCGTTCGTCGAGCACATGGGTCGCTGCGTCTACACGGGCATCTACGAGCCCGGGCACCCCGAGGCCGACGAGCGCGGCTTCCGCCGCGACGTCCTGTCCCTCGTCAAGGAGCTCGGCGCGACGGTCGTCCGCTACCCCGGCGGGAACTTCGTCTCGGGATACAACTGGGAGGACGGCGTCGGCCCCGTCGAGGACCGCCCCCGCCGTCTCGACGGCGCCTGGCACACCGTCGAGTCGAACGCGTTCGGCCTGCACGAGTTCGCCGAGTGGTCGAAGGAGGCCGGCGTCGAGATCATGGAGGCGATCAACCTCGGCACGCGCGGCGTCGACGCCGCTCGCGAGCTCGTCGAGTACGCCAACCACCCCGGCGGCACGGCCCTCTCCGACCGCCGCATCGCGAACGGCGCCAAAGACCCGTTCGATATCAAGCTCTGGTGCCTCGGCAACGAACTCGACGGCCCCTGGCAGATCGGCCACAAGACGGCCGACGAGTACGGCCGCCTCGCGCAGGAGGCCGCCAAGGCCATGAAGTTCGTCGACCCGTCGATCGAGCTCGTCGCGGTCGGCTCGTCGAACTCCGGCATGCCGACCTTCGGCGCCTGGGAGCACACGGTCCTCTCGCACGCCTACGACGAGGTCGACTACATGTCGATGCACGCCTACTACCAGGAGCACGACGGCGACGCCGCCTCGTTCCTCGCCAGCGCCGTCGACATGGACTACTTCATCGAGTCCGTCGTCGCGACGGCCGACGCGGTCCGCGCCAAGCGCAAGGCGAAGAAGTACATCAACCTCTCCTTCGACGAGTGGAACGTCTGGTACCAGACCGGTCTCGACACCGACGACCAGCCGCACAACGTGTCGAAGGGCTGGCGTGAGCACCCCCGTCTGATCGAGGACAGCTACAACGTCACCGACGCGGTGGTCGTCGGAACGCTGCTCAACTCGCTCCTGCGCCACGGCGACCGCGTGTCGATCGCGAACCAGGCGCAGCTCGTCAACGTGATCGCCCCGATCCGCTCGGAGGAGAACGGGCCAGCCTGGAAGCAGACGATCTTCTGGCCGTTCGCGCGCATGGCCGCCCTCGCGACCGGGCAGATCCTGCGGACCAGCGTCGACTCCGACCGCATCGACACCGAGCGCTTCGGCGACGCCGACCTCGTCGACGTCAGCGCCACCTACGACGAGGAGACCGGCCGCATCGCCTTCTTCCTCGCGAACCGCTCGCTCGAGGAGAGCGCCGACGTGTCGCTCGCGCTCAACGGGTTCGCCGCGGGTCGCGTGCTCCGCGCCGAGCTTCTCGAGGTTCCCGAGGGCGGATCGCGCCACACGGCCAACACCGTCGACGCGCAGGATGCCGTGGGTCTCGTGCCGCTCGAGGGCGTGACGGTCGACGGCTCCGCCGCCCGGCTGACGCTGCCCGCCCTGTCGTGGGCCGTCGTGGAGCTCGCCGTCACGCCGGCCTGA
- a CDS encoding LacI family DNA-binding transcriptional regulator — MRATVRDVAVAAGVSPKTVSNVINGVVFVRPETRARVESAIADLKYVPNLSARGLRNGRTGAIALAFPDVSTEYSAEMLDQFVEVAHEKGWSIQLEQTGKRPEREGELLSKGREHLVDGLVLNPINLESSAIVGADDLPPVVVIGEVEQDLVDRVGLDSTTAAHDMTAHLLGLGHRRIAVVGAPAAEFATATALSRIRGYRQALSVAGVPNDPSLELVVLDWVPGLAGESVLKALDDGVTFDAVFAFTDTMAAGVLSALGSRGIRVPDDLSVVGFDDVTAARYATPPLTSVSFDKRAFAVATLDLLADRIADRSLPPRAVVIPHEIVSRASTRRR; from the coding sequence ATGCGTGCAACTGTCAGAGATGTGGCCGTCGCCGCCGGAGTCTCCCCGAAGACGGTCTCCAACGTCATCAACGGCGTCGTCTTCGTGCGGCCCGAGACGCGGGCGCGGGTCGAGAGCGCCATCGCCGACCTGAAGTACGTGCCCAACCTGAGCGCACGCGGCCTCCGCAACGGGCGGACCGGCGCCATCGCGCTCGCCTTCCCCGACGTCTCGACCGAGTACAGCGCCGAGATGCTCGACCAGTTCGTCGAGGTCGCGCACGAGAAAGGCTGGAGCATCCAGCTCGAGCAGACGGGCAAGCGACCGGAGCGGGAGGGCGAGCTCCTCTCGAAGGGCCGCGAGCACCTCGTGGACGGCCTCGTGCTCAACCCGATCAACCTCGAGTCGAGCGCGATCGTCGGCGCCGACGACCTCCCGCCGGTCGTCGTCATCGGCGAGGTCGAGCAGGATCTGGTCGACCGCGTCGGCCTCGACAGCACCACCGCCGCGCACGACATGACCGCGCATCTGCTGGGTCTCGGCCATCGCAGGATCGCCGTGGTCGGCGCCCCCGCCGCGGAGTTCGCCACGGCGACGGCGCTGTCGCGGATCCGCGGCTACCGGCAGGCCCTGTCCGTGGCCGGGGTGCCGAACGACCCGAGCCTGGAGCTGGTCGTCCTCGACTGGGTGCCCGGCCTGGCGGGCGAGAGCGTCCTGAAGGCCCTCGACGACGGCGTGACCTTCGACGCCGTCTTCGCGTTCACCGACACGATGGCGGCGGGAGTCCTCTCGGCGCTCGGATCGCGCGGGATCCGCGTCCCCGACGACCTCTCAGTGGTCGGCTTCGACGACGTGACGGCGGCGCGCTACGCCACTCCTCCGCTCACGTCGGTGTCGTTCGACAAGCGCGCCTTCGCGGTCGCGACCCTCGATCTGCTGGCCGACCGGATCGCCGACCGGAGCCTGCCGCCGCGGGCCGTCGTCATCCCGCACGAGATCGTGTCCCGGGCGAGCACGCGCCGACGGTGA
- the hrpA gene encoding ATP-dependent RNA helicase HrpA, producing MNPTITFPPELPVSQRRDDIAAAIRDNQVVIVAGATGSGKTTQLPKICLELGREMIGHTQPRRIAARTVAERIADELGGEIGGLVGYQVRFTDEVGPDTRIKLMTDGILLNEIHFDRELTKYDTIIIDEAHERSLTIDFLIGYFKQLLPRRPDLKLIITSATIDPESFSKHFDGAPIIEVSGRTYPVEIRYRPLVAEDDAPAGDDDLDDEPSSVRSDDRDVLQGINDALDELAREGNGDVLVFLSGENEIRDAEEAIRGRNLPFTEVLPLYGRLSAADQHRVFESSRTPGIRRRIVLATNVAETSLTVPGIRYVVDAGSARISRYSTRAKVQRLPIEAISQASANQRSGRSGRTSDGIAIRLYSEQDFSRRPEFTEPEILRTNLAAVILQMISLGLGDIARFPFLQPPDSRGIKDGLDLLRELSAVDANGGITRIGHQITRLPIDPRLARMVLESKQHGTTREVMAIVAALSIQDPRERPLERRPQADQQHARFTDPSGDFLTFLNLWNYLEEKQKELGSSAFRRLCRSEFLNYLRIREWQDVYRQLVRASKSLGLHVGAPSTNPDGVHKSLLAGLLSQIGLKDLQKKDYVGARQSRFVIFPGSALAKKQPIAIMSAELVETSRLFARVNGAIDPAWAAPIAGDLVKRSHSEPHWEKKQGAVVAFERVTLYGVPIIPRQRVQFNRIDPVYARELFLRHALVEGDWESSQAFQRANEALVDELTEIEERTRRRDILVDGDAVFEFYHRRVPADVSSTRSFEGWWKKARHDTPDLLTMKAEDLLGEDEPDVDDAAYPSSWRQGDQQLTLRYRFEPGSHDDGVTVLVPLPLLARLEPLRFDWQVPAFRDELVTALIKSLPKQIRKNVVPAADWAAKITAELPPEPPQDAREPFTATLAEVVRRLTYTPVTAADFDVSRVPAHLRVTFAVVDENSRVVGLDKDLGALQRSLAADTRTSVARATEVKSEGPTIQRSDITKWDFDDLPQTLDTRHGDTTVRAYPALVDEGSSVSIRLMATARDQALATPRGVRRLLLLAVPSPVAYVQQHLTSPEKLILATSPYQNTAALFADCLAAVVDDVLYRVKPDGLLFTKKEFETVRDRVSQAVMDSMFQTVSLVARTLTAARDADRALKQATSMALIPALSDAREQRDRLLAPGFVSATGLQQLQRVPVYLVGIQRRVAKLVENPARDRAWMVEVQQATARYVDAGGTFPPDPEAPAPLVRARWMLEEFRLSLFAQDLRPAESVSLQRIQKVLAQASAN from the coding sequence ATGAATCCCACGATCACCTTCCCGCCGGAGCTGCCGGTCAGCCAGCGCCGCGACGACATCGCGGCCGCGATCCGCGACAACCAGGTGGTCATCGTGGCGGGGGCAACCGGCTCCGGCAAGACGACGCAGTTGCCGAAGATCTGTCTGGAGCTCGGCCGCGAGATGATCGGCCACACCCAGCCCCGCCGCATCGCGGCGCGGACCGTCGCCGAGCGGATCGCCGACGAGCTGGGCGGCGAGATCGGCGGCCTCGTGGGCTACCAGGTGCGCTTCACCGACGAGGTCGGGCCCGACACGCGGATCAAGCTGATGACCGACGGCATCCTGCTCAACGAGATCCACTTCGACCGCGAGCTCACGAAGTACGACACGATCATCATCGACGAGGCGCACGAGCGCAGCCTCACCATCGACTTCCTCATCGGCTACTTCAAGCAGCTCCTCCCCCGGCGCCCCGACCTGAAGCTCATCATCACGAGCGCCACCATCGACCCGGAGTCGTTCTCGAAGCACTTCGACGGCGCCCCGATCATCGAGGTCTCGGGACGCACCTACCCCGTCGAGATCCGCTACCGTCCGCTGGTCGCGGAGGACGACGCCCCGGCCGGAGACGACGACCTCGACGACGAACCTTCGTCGGTCCGCTCCGACGACCGCGACGTGCTGCAGGGCATCAACGACGCCCTCGACGAGCTCGCCCGCGAGGGGAACGGCGACGTGCTCGTCTTCCTCTCCGGCGAGAACGAGATCCGCGACGCCGAGGAGGCGATCCGCGGTCGCAACCTGCCCTTCACCGAGGTGCTGCCGCTCTACGGGCGCCTGAGCGCCGCCGATCAGCACCGCGTCTTCGAGTCCTCCCGGACCCCGGGAATCCGGCGGCGCATCGTCCTCGCCACGAACGTCGCCGAGACGAGCCTTACCGTCCCGGGCATCCGGTACGTCGTCGACGCCGGATCCGCCCGCATCAGCCGCTACTCCACGCGGGCGAAGGTGCAGCGACTCCCGATCGAGGCGATCTCGCAGGCGAGCGCCAACCAGCGGTCGGGGCGCTCCGGGCGCACGAGCGACGGCATCGCGATCCGGCTCTACTCGGAGCAGGACTTCTCGCGGCGCCCCGAGTTCACCGAGCCGGAGATCCTGCGGACCAACCTCGCGGCCGTCATCCTGCAGATGATCTCGCTCGGCCTCGGCGACATCGCGCGGTTCCCGTTCCTCCAGCCGCCCGACTCCCGCGGCATCAAGGACGGCCTCGACCTCCTCCGCGAGCTGAGCGCCGTCGACGCGAACGGCGGCATCACGCGCATCGGCCACCAGATCACCCGGCTTCCGATCGACCCGCGGCTGGCCCGGATGGTGCTCGAGTCGAAGCAGCACGGAACGACCCGCGAGGTCATGGCCATCGTCGCGGCCCTCAGCATCCAGGACCCCCGGGAGCGGCCGCTCGAGCGCCGTCCGCAGGCCGACCAGCAGCACGCCCGGTTCACCGACCCCTCCGGCGACTTCCTGACCTTCCTGAACCTCTGGAACTACCTCGAGGAGAAGCAGAAGGAGCTCGGCTCGAGCGCGTTCCGGCGCCTCTGCCGATCGGAGTTCCTCAACTACCTGCGCATCCGCGAGTGGCAGGACGTCTACCGGCAGCTCGTCCGGGCGTCGAAATCGCTGGGCCTCCATGTCGGTGCGCCCAGCACCAACCCCGACGGCGTGCACAAGTCGCTCCTGGCCGGCCTTCTCAGCCAGATCGGCCTGAAAGACCTCCAGAAGAAGGACTACGTCGGCGCCCGCCAGTCGCGGTTCGTCATCTTCCCCGGCAGCGCCCTCGCGAAGAAGCAGCCGATCGCGATCATGAGCGCCGAACTCGTCGAGACGAGCCGACTCTTCGCCCGGGTCAACGGCGCCATCGACCCCGCCTGGGCCGCCCCGATCGCCGGCGACCTGGTCAAGCGCAGCCACTCCGAGCCGCACTGGGAGAAGAAGCAGGGCGCCGTCGTCGCGTTCGAGCGCGTCACCCTCTACGGCGTGCCGATCATCCCCCGCCAGCGCGTGCAGTTCAACCGGATCGACCCGGTCTACGCCCGCGAGCTCTTCCTCCGGCACGCGCTCGTCGAGGGCGACTGGGAGAGTTCGCAGGCCTTCCAGCGCGCCAACGAGGCCCTCGTCGACGAGCTCACCGAGATCGAGGAGCGGACCCGCCGGCGCGACATCCTCGTCGACGGCGACGCGGTCTTCGAGTTCTACCACCGCCGGGTGCCGGCCGACGTCTCGTCCACACGGTCGTTCGAGGGCTGGTGGAAGAAGGCCCGGCACGACACCCCCGACCTTCTGACCATGAAGGCGGAAGACCTCCTCGGCGAGGACGAACCCGACGTCGACGACGCCGCCTACCCGTCGTCCTGGCGCCAGGGCGACCAGCAGCTGACGCTGCGGTACCGCTTCGAGCCCGGCTCCCACGACGACGGCGTGACGGTCCTCGTGCCGCTCCCGCTTCTCGCCCGCCTCGAGCCGCTCCGGTTCGACTGGCAGGTCCCCGCGTTCCGCGACGAGCTCGTGACGGCGCTGATCAAGTCGCTCCCGAAGCAGATCCGGAAGAACGTCGTCCCCGCCGCCGACTGGGCCGCGAAGATCACCGCCGAGCTCCCGCCCGAGCCCCCGCAGGATGCCCGGGAACCGTTCACCGCGACGCTCGCCGAGGTCGTCCGACGGCTCACCTACACGCCCGTGACCGCCGCCGACTTCGACGTCTCCCGCGTGCCCGCGCACCTCCGGGTGACGTTCGCCGTCGTCGACGAGAACAGCCGGGTCGTCGGACTCGACAAAGACCTGGGCGCCCTGCAGCGCTCCCTCGCCGCCGACACGCGCACCTCGGTCGCGCGCGCCACCGAGGTGAAGAGCGAGGGGCCCACGATCCAGCGCTCCGACATCACGAAGTGGGACTTCGACGACCTCCCGCAGACCCTCGACACGCGCCACGGCGACACGACGGTGCGGGCCTACCCGGCGCTCGTCGACGAGGGCTCCTCCGTGTCGATCCGGCTGATGGCGACCGCCCGCGATCAGGCGCTCGCGACGCCGCGGGGTGTCCGCCGCCTCCTGCTGCTCGCGGTCCCCTCCCCCGTCGCCTACGTGCAGCAGCACCTGACCTCGCCCGAGAAGCTGATCCTCGCGACCAGCCCGTACCAGAACACCGCGGCGCTCTTCGCGGACTGCCTCGCGGCGGTCGTCGACGACGTCCTCTACCGCGTGAAGCCCGACGGGCTCCTGTTCACCAAGAAGGAGTTCGAGACGGTCCGCGACCGGGTGTCGCAGGCCGTCATGGACTCCATGTTCCAGACGGTCTCGCTCGTCGCCCGCACCCTCACCGCCGCGCGCGACGCCGACCGGGCGCTCAAGCAGGCGACGAGCATGGCGCTCATCCCCGCCCTCTCCGACGCGCGGGAGCAGCGCGACCGGCTCCTCGCCCCCGGCTTCGTGTCGGCGACGGGGCTCCAGCAGCTCCAGCGGGTGCCGGTCTACCTCGTCGGGATCCAGCGGCGCGTCGCGAAGCTCGTGGAGAACCCCGCCCGCGACCGGGCGTGGATGGTCGAGGTGCAGCAGGCGACGGCTCGGTACGTCGACGCCGGAGGCACGTTCCCGCCCGACCCCGAGGCTCCTGCGCCCCTCGTCCGGGCCCGGTGGATGCTCGAGGAGTTCCGCCTGTCGCTCTTCGCCCAGGATCTCCGGCCGGCCGAGTCGGTGTCGCTGCAGCGGATCCAGAAGGTGCTGGCCCAGGCCTCGGCGAACTGA
- a CDS encoding long-chain-fatty-acid--CoA ligase yields the protein MNDNPNSHHSSASVASILKESADRFPDAVAVVVGPSKTTYRQLWDETRAYAGALRAKGVTEGSKVAMLIPNVADFPRVYYAVLSLGAVAVPIHALLKQHEIEYVLRDSGSTMLVCAAPLLAEGAAGAGLAGVDVVTVLAPADLATGFDRLEALAEAAEPLDTYVPRDAFDTATILYTSGTTGKPKGAEGCHFSLLEQVNVLLLSTFQMSAGDKVLGALPLFHTFGQTCTMNVAFRAGATVVMVPKFDGDTALKVMVDEGCDIFMGVPTMYMALLDAATRTEARPTLKYAISGGASLPLAVIDRFQEVYGAEIHEGYGLTETSPVATFNHVGRPTRPGTIGTPIWGVDVEIADPSVEDAIVFMPTGAIGELVVRGHNIMNGYLNRPEDTAAAIVDGWFRTGDLGTKSDDGYITIVDRTKDMIIRNGYNVYPRQVEEVLASHPDVTMAAVFGVPHEMHGQEIEAAVVLKPGSTATPEELISFVSDEIAAYKYPRVVHLVESLPLGPSGKILKRELVARFATQPA from the coding sequence ATGAACGACAACCCGAACAGCCACCACTCGAGCGCATCCGTCGCGAGCATCCTCAAGGAATCGGCCGACCGATTCCCGGACGCCGTGGCCGTCGTCGTCGGGCCCAGCAAGACCACCTACCGGCAGCTCTGGGACGAGACCCGGGCCTACGCCGGAGCGCTGCGCGCCAAGGGTGTCACCGAGGGCAGCAAGGTGGCCATGCTGATCCCGAACGTCGCCGACTTCCCCCGCGTGTACTACGCGGTCCTCTCCCTCGGTGCCGTCGCGGTGCCGATCCACGCCCTGCTCAAGCAGCACGAGATCGAGTACGTGCTCCGCGACTCCGGCTCGACCATGCTGGTCTGCGCCGCCCCGCTCCTGGCGGAGGGCGCCGCCGGTGCCGGGCTCGCCGGCGTCGACGTCGTGACCGTCCTCGCTCCGGCCGACCTCGCCACCGGCTTCGACCGTCTCGAGGCGCTCGCCGAGGCGGCCGAGCCCCTCGACACCTACGTTCCGCGCGACGCCTTCGACACCGCGACGATCCTCTACACCTCGGGGACGACGGGCAAGCCCAAGGGCGCCGAGGGCTGCCACTTCTCCCTGCTCGAGCAGGTCAACGTGCTCCTGCTGAGCACGTTCCAGATGTCGGCCGGCGACAAGGTCCTCGGGGCGCTCCCGCTCTTCCACACCTTCGGTCAGACCTGCACGATGAACGTCGCGTTCCGCGCCGGTGCCACCGTGGTCATGGTGCCGAAGTTCGACGGCGACACCGCTCTCAAGGTCATGGTCGACGAGGGCTGCGACATCTTCATGGGCGTGCCGACCATGTACATGGCGCTCCTCGACGCGGCGACCCGCACCGAGGCGCGGCCGACCCTGAAGTACGCCATCTCCGGCGGAGCCTCGCTCCCGCTCGCCGTCATCGACCGGTTCCAGGAGGTCTACGGCGCCGAGATCCACGAGGGCTACGGCCTGACCGAGACCTCGCCCGTCGCCACCTTCAACCACGTCGGGCGCCCGACGCGTCCCGGCACCATCGGCACGCCGATCTGGGGCGTCGACGTCGAGATCGCCGACCCGTCGGTGGAGGACGCCATCGTCTTCATGCCCACCGGAGCCATCGGCGAACTCGTCGTCCGCGGCCACAACATCATGAACGGCTACCTGAACCGCCCGGAGGACACCGCGGCCGCCATCGTCGACGGCTGGTTCCGCACCGGCGACCTCGGCACGAAGAGCGACGACGGCTACATCACCATCGTCGACCGCACGAAGGACATGATCATCCGCAACGGCTACAACGTGTACCCGCGGCAGGTCGAGGAGGTCCTCGCCTCGCACCCGGACGTCACGATGGCCGCCGTCTTCGGCGTGCCCCACGAGATGCACGGGCAGGAGATCGAGGCGGCCGTGGTGCTGAAGCCGGGATCGACCGCGACGCCGGAGGAGCTGATCTCCTTCGTCAGCGACGAGATCGCCGCCTACAAGTACCCGCGGGTGGTCCACCTGGTGGAGTCGCTGCCCCTCGGTCCGAGCGGCAAGATCCTGAAGCGCGAGCTCGTCGCCCGCTTCGCGACCCAGCCGGCCTGA
- a CDS encoding glycine betaine ABC transporter substrate-binding protein has translation MTRFPLPRRHRRLPFVAVLAASGLALTGCGLQPATAFVPAVAPGSIQKISGLPEDAAITLTSKNFTEQLILGKIGVLAAQAAGFQVTDMTNVPGSVAVRQLMIDGGADVTYEYTGTAWLTFLGNKAGIPDKTKQYEAVRDADAANGLTWLPPAPLNNTYAMAVRSEAVSKLGGITSLSQIKSLPVSERTFCVEAEFNSRADGFKPMLAHYGLKLGSSGPDGVPARNVSILDTGTVYTATDRGTCNFGEVFTTDGRIDALDLTVLKDDRTFFPAYNAAPVFSTATLTKYPQLKQVFDRISPDLTDTVMRQLNLKVDVQGQEPADVAYEWMLQKGFITRP, from the coding sequence ATGACCCGCTTTCCGCTCCCCCGCCGTCACCGCCGACTCCCGTTCGTCGCCGTCCTGGCGGCCTCGGGGCTCGCTCTCACGGGCTGCGGCCTCCAGCCCGCGACCGCCTTCGTCCCGGCGGTGGCGCCCGGGTCGATCCAGAAGATCTCGGGACTGCCCGAAGACGCCGCGATCACCTTGACGTCGAAGAACTTCACGGAGCAGCTCATCCTCGGGAAGATCGGCGTCCTCGCGGCGCAGGCCGCCGGGTTCCAGGTCACGGACATGACCAACGTGCCCGGCAGCGTGGCCGTCCGGCAGCTGATGATCGACGGCGGCGCGGACGTCACCTACGAGTACACCGGGACCGCGTGGCTGACCTTCCTCGGCAACAAGGCCGGGATCCCCGACAAGACGAAGCAGTACGAGGCGGTCCGCGACGCCGACGCGGCGAACGGCCTGACCTGGCTCCCGCCCGCGCCCCTCAACAACACCTACGCCATGGCCGTCCGCTCCGAGGCCGTGTCGAAGCTGGGCGGCATCACGTCGCTCTCGCAGATCAAGTCGCTCCCCGTCTCCGAGCGCACCTTCTGCGTCGAGGCGGAGTTCAATTCCCGCGCCGACGGCTTCAAGCCGATGCTCGCGCACTACGGCCTGAAACTCGGCTCCTCGGGGCCCGACGGTGTCCCGGCCAGGAACGTCAGCATCCTCGACACCGGCACGGTCTACACGGCCACCGACCGCGGCACCTGCAACTTCGGCGAGGTGTTCACGACCGACGGCCGGATCGACGCGCTCGACCTGACGGTGCTGAAGGACGACAGGACGTTCTTCCCGGCCTACAACGCAGCGCCGGTCTTCTCGACCGCGACGCTTACGAAGTATCCGCAGCTGAAGCAGGTCTTCGACCGGATCTCGCCCGACCTCACCGACACCGTGATGCGTCAGCTCAACCTCAAGGTCGACGTCCAGGGGCAGGAGCCCGCGGACGTCGCCTACGAGTGGATGCTGCAGAAGGGCTTCATCACGAGGCCGTGA